The DNA segment gaaaatgtgagaaattatgcatccgaccagttttggcaaaatgaccataactggagctatataaatgaaaattaggtgattccagagccaaaatactcataagacatagaactacaaatgTCATGTTTGGACCTAAACCCAGTTCTTAGGACAatgtagaggaattgttaagataaATCAAGAATGCCAAATCTGAAATTCCTGCACCTTAGCCAAATTGCCCTGTGACCTTTgaatggttatcaggccataacttcctctacaaaactccaatttagatgattaaaaatgatttggaaacctaagacaaaggcctaaaacatTTTTTTAAGGACCTAGTCCAAATTTTGAGCTTAAGATACCCGGATATAGAATGCAAGTTTAAGGTACAAATCtggaaaatctagaattttaggaTATGACACCTGGAATagtgtttagtaatttggccatCACTTGAGATctagaactccaaattgagtgatttaaaaagaaaaataaaattaagacatagaggaacagttTTCATTAAGATCATCTTCTCAAATTATGACTGAAACTATGCTAGAATTGGATTTTAAGGTCAGGTCTTGAATTGCCCTGTACCCATAAATCATTAAATTGCATGGTaacttaggaaattatttgattagCTATTAGTAAAGTTTAGAATAAGTATTAAGATTTTACAATTATGTAATTTCAGTGGAAAATGAGCCTTCTAAGTAAAGGAAGGACTAAACCAAAAAAAGAGAATTCAAAGAAGATTTATGCACAACTaaacttttctttttgttttaacatTGTAAATGTATTAAATGAAttttgtattattcaattatgctTTTCCTTATGCATTTAAGAATTACTTACCTTGTTTTGaggattttaaattgtgaaatgaaattatatTATGGAAAGGCAGATGTTGGCTATCAATTTTATTGTAGCAATGGGGTGAGCCGAATTTTGAATGTTTTTAGAAGTGTTTGAGTACTTGAggtgttgccaaccctataagggGAATTTAatgaatgaaatgtgattatTTGATTTACAATGTGATTctttgaatggaaattatttgaatttgttttgaaaccacagttggcatggcaatttgatttgtgtccctcattatttgaggtgaatttgaTATTttgttcctccctctctggcttgctagttgaggttgagTTCATATGAGTACTTAtattgctagctagccacctccttcattAATTACGATTAATGAGGTTGTAGattgttttgtcgtggtgtacaacacgatattgattggaaattttgtgtcatggccctaactgtgtgattgttggcaacataattgagttgtgaatgctttgataaaatgtgattaaaataaatgatttatatGATTGAAAATTATAACATTGGTTTTAGGACTTatgaaaaatttagatatttcaAAATCTTTGTTATACATTGACAAAGCATGttttatattgaaataaaaataatagctgtgcaccactgagttcaacgCTCAGCGATAactatttatgctgtcgcaggtaaaggaaAGGATAAAGCTGTAGAGTAAGAGGCAGCGAAGCGGTGTTTGGATTTGACTTCGGGTATATATTATGTATACCCTTTTGTAATTTCATTTTGGATGTATTTATagctatatgtatgtatgtaagacaatgagcagtttgtacataaactttgtaataatatttttgttgTAACTATAGAGATTtgtaaatttgtaattaaatatttcttttcgATTGTAATAAGATAATACTATTTCTTTATCTTTTGGATTTGTGAATGAAAGGAAGCAAAATTTTGAATGATGATTGATTACATTATGTTATATAATTTGTCACAGGTGATTTTAACAGGTTTAATAAAGTTGATTTGTTGAAATTACAGTCGCTACCATGTAgattttttgcaaaaaatttcttttttttttaaatactttaattattCCTTAACTAAAAATGTatttgatttgtttaaaatcccttatagtatatttaataatttattgataGATGAAATTCAGtatttcattaggtatattacgatATCATATTATACCTTGcataggggtaaggtgtgacaacttaTGAGCAATTGAATTAGTAGTTCAATTTTGGATTGCTTATCATTTAGCGGGGTAAATAGTTCAATTAGACAAAAGTTTGAATAAGCTCAATTTTATTTTCCCAGTGAATAATGATTggacttaatttttaaattttttaaataaatgaattaagttCTAACTTATTAATATTCAACTAGTAAGGATTGCGAATTAActcattattttataattttgtgaGTGAATTTATTGAATAATATCGTCAACTATTTCATTTAATAGAATTATAAGTGGACTCCtcgaataaatttattaaatgactCATTAAGCATGCTAGTGGTCTAATTAGTTTATAATTTCATGATCTAACTCGCTAGCTTATAGCTCATTAGGTTGAAATTCTActtatttacattaattattatattttctaatattagaaaattattaaatttatttatgattattttatgaaataatatattaatattatttaaaattatgacataattatttcataagaaaaataataataaaattaattaaaatataacaatttctatattttatgatactaataaagtcatatttgtaatttaaatttaattttttttattatttttattaaaaactaatttttacattataaataaagttaaaatggggatcttatttttaatatatatatatatatatatatatatatatatatatatatatatatttaaatcacaTTAAAAACTATCTAATTAAGTACTAGGCAGaagatatataatatatttacagttaaaacttatatatatataattaatttcattataatttattaactatgTAAAAAGATATTATATAAGGCACtaggtatgtatatatataagagccaaattatatatatatatatatatatatatatatatatatatatatatatatatatatatatatatatatatatatattaagtgattttaaaaaaattatataccataatatttaataaaataaatgaaagttaTCAAATCAATCGCATAAAaagctaaaagaaaaaaaaataattcatataacataatttaaaataataattttaataaaatctatactttaattttgaaaattttaaattaaatcaaaaaattgtaaaaagaagttgtcgattttttttttttttataaaaaggaAGACTCTTTAGATATGATGATCATAATCTCTTTAGATATAATGATCATAATCTCTTTAAACTCAACCTAAAATcatcaattaatatttttaatttaattcaatattaTAAGAAAAGACTTATCACTAAATCTGAAATGAAACGTAATGAGataaataattagaaattaaacATATAACTTCTTCTTCTGATATAAATGTTACCTTCAAGTATTAATATTAATAAGTATTCTTGttaaaaactaaaattaattttaaataaaaatttattaaaggtTTTTTTAGCCTACGTAGGTGGGTCCATTATgggttttttaatatttaaaaattttgacctaattttttttataataaataagttTATAACGAATTAAGTTTAACTCATACTCAAGTTTAATATATTGTAAATTTgactttgatttatttttattataaatgatttttataataaattaaatttaattcaaaCTCAAATTTAACATACTGCTATTATGACATTGATAATAATTACCCATTTaagaattttttaattaaaaaaaattaggtaTTCAAAATGTTAATTACTATCTcttgtttttatttattaaacCAATCTCAGTCCATATAGCCTAATTACTATGGGCCTAAATGTCGTTGTCTTCCCTTTTCGGCTCATTAAGATTTCTAATGAAGAGGTTATCCATGACAATCACAAagtgagattttttttatttaaatttatttcattacaaatttaaaagatatttatttaaatttataaaagggTGAAACCGGTTTACAAACTCTAAAAATAAGCcgacttatttatttaaaataattttgaacTTATAAATTcagattataaattaaaaaaaaattgaggagACTCAACTTTTTATATTAGTACtgataaattagtttaaataaatattttattatattatttttatttaattttttaaattttattataaatttcatttaatattatctttagtcattttaataataataaatatacttataaattattttttataaataaattaattacgtGTCAATTACTTATAATCATTTTAATTGGATatataattacttaaaattttaaatatttataaatttaaattaacttatataaattgattttctTGGAAAGTTAAGTTAAACACCTTCttgcaaattttatatatttaatttcgaaTTTATGGTGGTTTgaatatgaataagaaaaataataaaaaaaaatgcaataGAGCAAAGCTTGTTAATTTCATTGCTCTGCTGCTAAAGacctcaaatttaaaattttaatgtatAAAATTCAAGGGAAAAGAGAAAAAAGAATTGCACTTGTGtttaaataagaaaagaaaatgctcTTCCAATTTTATTTATACTTGCTTGagcaaaaattttcaatttactcAAGAAACAAATAGGATCTTTATAACTCTCATTCATTTCTTCgtttttcttttactttcttCCGCACAACATACACTCTTCGTCTAAGTATGGAATCTTGggttaatttttaacattttggAAGATCGCTTGGAGGTGGTAATAGTGACTCGTCAGGGCCTTTTCCATTGTCCACCAAGAACGCCATCTTCAGTCCCCATGTCGTGTGCACTTCCAGATGGCAATGCATGAACCAGACtcctaaaaaaaggaaaaattaggTATGGGTTAGAGTTAATTTACCAAGTTTTtggattttaattttgaaaacagTGTCATAGAAGGAAATGTACCTGGATTATCAGCTCGGAATCTGATGGCAGTCCATCCACCAGTTGGTACTCCAACTGTGTTCCTTTCTGGAGGATCAACGAGATTGAAATTCTGAGGATCTgtctttggattgtaatttcctAATCCTCTGCCAACTACAAAGAAGTTGAATCCATGCAAGTGGACGGGATGGTTCTCAGGTGCTATGGTTCCAGTGTCTTGCATAACGAGTTGAACAGTGGAATTGTACTTCAACCTGTAAACCTTAGTTCCATTAGTGGTCTGCAAATTTGCTGGTCCGCTTCCAGTGTAGTTGAAAACATGTCGCGGGTTAGCAGGGAAATCGGTGGTAAAAACGCCACTAATGTTAAAGAAATGAGCTTGAAGCAGAGCGGTAGTTGGCATAACAAACGTGACATTGTTGATGCTAGCGACAACCCTACTGCCATTGCCTGCCTTGCAAGTAGGACATGGGTTGACGCCAAGCCCAACGGTAAAGAAAAGGCTGTGATCAATCTTTGATGGGACATTGGCAGGGTATTTTTGAGAATTCAGGCTGCGTAGAGAATTGATAAATTTGTTGGCGACTGCAGTGGCGTTCTGGGGGGTTGGTTTGGTGAGGGTTGTGGCGGAGCTACCAAGCGTGCCAGAGTAGTGAAGAGTAGCGGTTGCAGTCCTGTTGTCAACTGCAATTGGGGCGTCCATGAAAGGGGAGGCTGCAACTAAGTACTGCCCGGTGTTCTTGTTGGCGGTGACAAGGACATTAGTAGTCTGGCCTGGGGCAATTAAGACTGTGTCGGTCTTGAATGGTTTTACGTAGGTGGCATCAACTTCCACAACTGTGAGTTGGTGTCCTGCAATCTTGAAGAAGAGCTCTTCATTGAGTGCAGCATTGATCAAGCGTAGCATGTAGGTCTTACCACTATCCACTGCTAATTTGAAGCGGCCTGCGAGAATTTGTATACACATTAGACAATTTTACTTGGTGTAGTTTAATTTGATGGCTATTAGCGTTAATACTACAACTAAATACCCTGTGAGGGACAATTTGAGACAGCCCCAGGTTGTCCATTAATAGTGTGAGCATCAGAGACATTTGGTGCTAATCCAGATTTTAGAGCTTCATTGATCACTGCTTCAGTATCTGATTTCCACCATTCAGCTGAAATTCACATCAACAAATTTTGTGAATTACTACTCAATTTTCCGGTGACAGGAAGAgagtaagtttttaatttttagtttttagtTCACCTAACACAACCACCACTTCCTTGTGGGGAGTAGGAAATGGGTAAGGAACACCCCGCTTAGGCAAGATAACAAAGCCACCATGAACAGTGGACCTGAGCCAGAGAATATGTGCATGCCATAGAAGTGTGCCTCTTTGTCCGGTGATAGTGAAATTGTAGACGTAGTTCTGCCCTGGCTGAATGGGGCATTGGGTAATGTATGCTGGCCCATCAGCCCACCCAGTTCTCAGTTGCCTTACACCATGCCTGCCAATTATAACAAAAATTAGAACAAAACACAAAATATAAGATAAACCTCGCAGTCTGTCTTTGAAATAACTCTGTTTTGTATATATCTTCTCTTACCAGTGGATGGAAACATTATATTTGACCTTGTTCACCACCCTTACAAGAACTGTATCACCTTCCCTTGCATAGAGAGTGGGCCCTGGGAACCTGCCGTTCACTGTAACAATCGGTTTGCTGGAGCATAGTCTGGTGGTATTTTTCATCACCACCTGCGTACGTTACCCATATGATTAGCTACATATCAAAAAACAATTAAGCTTATGGTTTTAGAATTTAAGAATAGTTCAATTACAAGGCTAGCTATAAATTATGCACGTACGTCACTTTTACACTCTAGTATATATGCCTGTGATTTCAGATTGTACCCTTTATGTCCTTTTAATCTTTTTcgtcttctttttcttttaatattgTTGGTGTAGCTTTCTTAGTTGTAAGTTGGCAAGACTTTTAACTTTCTTTATCGAAATGATTTCTTTGAGTTTAGTTGCTTGCATGATA comes from the Hevea brasiliensis isolate MT/VB/25A 57/8 chromosome 5, ASM3005281v1, whole genome shotgun sequence genome and includes:
- the LOC110639762 gene encoding laccase-4 produces the protein MESQFRFLLLVVCFLLPALVECRVRRYKFDVVMKNTTRLCSSKPIVTVNGRFPGPTLYAREGDTVLVRVVNKVKYNVSIHWHGVRQLRTGWADGPAYITQCPIQPGQNYVYNFTITGQRGTLLWHAHILWLRSTVHGGFVILPKRGVPYPFPTPHKEVVVVLAEWWKSDTEAVINEALKSGLAPNVSDAHTINGQPGAVSNCPSQGRFKLAVDSGKTYMLRLINAALNEELFFKIAGHQLTVVEVDATYVKPFKTDTVLIAPGQTTNVLVTANKNTGQYLVAASPFMDAPIAVDNRTATATLHYSGTLGSSATTLTKPTPQNATAVANKFINSLRSLNSQKYPANVPSKIDHSLFFTVGLGVNPCPTCKAGNGSRVVASINNVTFVMPTTALLQAHFFNISGVFTTDFPANPRHVFNYTGSGPANLQTTNGTKVYRLKYNSTVQLVMQDTGTIAPENHPVHLHGFNFFVVGRGLGNYNPKTDPQNFNLVDPPERNTVGVPTGGWTAIRFRADNPGVWFMHCHLEVHTTWGLKMAFLVDNGKGPDESLLPPPSDLPKC